A portion of the Gigantopelta aegis isolate Gae_Host chromosome 10, Gae_host_genome, whole genome shotgun sequence genome contains these proteins:
- the LOC121383856 gene encoding peptidoglycan recognition protein-like yields the protein MHLLSHKGDEKCAKLGGVCVDDSISYCSGSYVSHACSGGAHHRCCLAKHTLVDIGDCSDFNVTIVSRDSWGARRPTVIETIHLPVPWVFIHHGGHECQSLDTCASSALGIQKYHMNSRKYWDIAYSFLVGGDGRVYEARGWHHRGGHTHGYNTKSIAVCVLGNYMERLPSRSTLDVIHRLLACAAARGKISHNYRLYGHRDVRATACPGTQLYNEIKTWTHYSTVKPG from the exons ATGCACTTACTGTCAC ATAAAGGCGATGAGAAGTGTGCAAAGCTTGGAGGTGTTTGTGTTGATGATAGCATCAGCTACTGTTCCGGAAGTTACGTCAGTCATGCTTGTTCCGGTGGAGCACACCACAGATGCTGCTTGGCTAAGCACACTC TTGTGGACATTGGCGACTGTTCTGACTTCAACGTCACCATAGTCTCGCGAGATTCCTGGGGCGCGAGAAGACCCACCGTTATCGAGACTATTCATCTTCCGGTTCCGTGGGTGTTCATCCACCATGGCGGACACGAGTGTCAATCCCTGGACACGTGCGCCAGTTCAGCGCTTGGCATCCAGAAATACCACATGAACTCAAGAA agtaCTGGGACATCGCCTACAGTTTCCTGGTGGGCGGGGACGGGCGGGTGTATGAGGCACGTGGTTGGCATCATCGCGGTGGACACACCCACGGCTACAACACGAAGAGCATCGCCGTGTGCGTGCTCGGCAACTACATGGAACGTCTTCCCAGCAGGAGCACCCTCGACGTCATCCACAGACTGCTGGCGTGCGCGGCGGCCAGAGGAAAGATCTCCCACAACTACCGCCTGTATGGACACCGCGACGTGCGGGCGACGGCGTGTCCCGGGACACAGCTGTATAATGAGATCAAGACGTGGACTCACTACAGTACTGTCAAACCGGGATAG